One stretch of Nitrospirota bacterium DNA includes these proteins:
- the thrC gene encoding threonine synthase, with protein MIRWRGLIEEYRKFLPVTERTPVVTLGEGNTPLIRATRLAKQIAPGIDLYLKIEGANPTGSFKDRGMTMAISKAVESGAKAVICASTGNTSASAAAYGARAGLAVYVLIPAGKIAMGKLSQAMMHQATVIQIEGNFDQALTIVKELSVSHHIELVNSLNPYRIEGQKTAAMEVCDQLGDAPTIHVLPVGNAGNITAYWKGYQEYRAANQSTRLPRMIGFQASGAAPIVLGHIVENPQTVATAIRIGNPASWQSALDAVKESSGAIDSVTDEEILQAYRVVAATEGVFCEPASAASVAGVIKLSKQGGLHEGEIVVCTLTGHGLKDADTAISVSVQPKTVRATREDVARLLRV; from the coding sequence ATGATACGCTGGCGTGGCTTAATCGAAGAATATCGGAAGTTTCTTCCCGTGACTGAACGTACTCCCGTGGTGACGCTTGGTGAAGGCAACACGCCGCTCATTCGGGCGACCAGGCTGGCCAAGCAGATCGCTCCGGGCATCGACCTCTATCTCAAAATCGAAGGTGCGAATCCCACAGGATCGTTTAAGGACCGCGGCATGACGATGGCAATCTCAAAGGCCGTTGAGTCCGGTGCTAAGGCGGTGATTTGTGCCTCCACAGGGAATACGTCTGCTTCTGCCGCAGCCTATGGCGCGAGGGCTGGGCTGGCGGTCTATGTATTGATTCCTGCCGGGAAGATTGCGATGGGCAAGTTGTCTCAGGCCATGATGCATCAAGCCACGGTCATTCAGATTGAAGGAAATTTCGATCAGGCCTTGACTATCGTGAAGGAATTGTCGGTGAGCCACCACATCGAGCTGGTCAACTCGCTCAATCCCTATCGGATCGAGGGGCAGAAAACCGCCGCGATGGAGGTCTGCGATCAGCTTGGCGATGCCCCGACCATTCATGTGCTGCCGGTCGGGAACGCCGGCAACATTACCGCCTATTGGAAGGGATACCAGGAATACCGTGCGGCCAATCAATCCACAAGACTGCCTCGCATGATTGGGTTCCAGGCGTCCGGTGCGGCGCCCATCGTGCTGGGCCACATCGTGGAGAATCCGCAGACCGTGGCCACGGCGATCAGGATCGGTAATCCGGCTAGCTGGCAATCGGCGTTGGATGCCGTGAAGGAATCGTCCGGGGCAATCGATTCGGTGACGGACGAAGAAATCCTTCAGGCCTATCGGGTGGTGGCGGCGACGGAAGGCGTCTTCTGTGAGCCGGCATCCGCCGCATCGGTTGCCGGCGTCATAAAGTTGAGCAAGCAGGGCGGGCTTCATGAAGGCGAGATCGTTGTCTGCACTTTGACGGGCCATGGATTGAAAGATGCCGATACGGCGATCAGTGTATCGGTCCAACCGAAAACCGTTAGAGCGACGCGGGAGGATGTCGCTCGTCTTTTAAGGGTGTAG
- a CDS encoding homoserine dehydrogenase, with translation MISRVSVGIIGFGTVGTGVAKILLENAALISRRVGVPIELVRIADLDVTRDRGLTLPPGLLTTDAKQILNDPSIDIVVELVGGCDFAKRIILESIAAGKHVVTANKALLAIHGEEIFAAASSKGVDLGFEASVGGGIPVIQALREGLAANTIQSIYGIINGTANYILSRMTHEGQSFEAVLDEAKKAGYAEADPTFDVAGIDSAHKLAILVALAYGTPVNVKEVYTEGITHITPLDIAYAKEFGCTIKLLGIAKLVGNEIEARVHPTMLPSSSPIAQVEGVYNAIQLVGDAVGDVVLYGRGAGSMPTGSAVVGDLIAIARNQLQGAAGRVPPASFKQDQRRPLRMRPMEEISSLYYLRFMVLDRPGVLSQIAGELGRCGISISSVLQQGRREGQTVPVVIKTHTATERDVQTALRAINQMAFISEPTTLIRVEGKDE, from the coding sequence ATGATCTCGCGTGTGAGCGTCGGCATCATTGGATTTGGCACGGTTGGGACGGGCGTCGCGAAGATCCTCTTGGAGAATGCCGCCTTGATCAGCCGCCGGGTTGGTGTGCCGATCGAGCTCGTTCGGATTGCGGACCTTGATGTGACGCGCGACCGTGGGCTGACCCTGCCGCCCGGCCTCCTCACGACCGATGCGAAGCAGATTCTGAACGATCCCTCGATCGACATCGTCGTGGAGTTGGTTGGAGGCTGCGACTTTGCCAAACGCATCATTCTGGAATCCATTGCAGCCGGGAAACATGTCGTCACGGCGAATAAGGCCTTACTGGCGATACATGGAGAAGAGATATTTGCCGCGGCGTCCAGCAAGGGAGTCGACCTGGGTTTCGAAGCGAGCGTGGGAGGGGGGATTCCCGTCATCCAGGCCTTGCGAGAGGGGCTGGCGGCCAACACGATCCAATCCATTTATGGGATCATCAACGGGACGGCCAATTACATTCTCTCGCGTATGACCCATGAAGGTCAGAGCTTTGAGGCGGTCCTCGACGAAGCGAAGAAGGCCGGTTATGCCGAAGCGGATCCGACCTTCGATGTCGCCGGTATCGATTCGGCACATAAGCTGGCGATCCTGGTGGCGCTGGCCTATGGAACACCGGTGAATGTGAAAGAAGTGTACACCGAGGGGATCACGCATATTACGCCTCTCGATATCGCGTACGCCAAAGAGTTCGGCTGTACGATCAAGCTGCTCGGCATTGCCAAGTTGGTGGGCAACGAAATTGAGGCCCGAGTGCATCCGACGATGCTGCCGTCTTCGTCTCCGATCGCTCAAGTCGAAGGGGTCTACAACGCGATTCAACTCGTCGGCGATGCGGTGGGGGATGTGGTGCTCTATGGCCGTGGTGCGGGGTCCATGCCGACGGGCAGTGCGGTGGTCGGCGATCTCATCGCCATCGCGCGTAATCAGTTACAGGGAGCGGCTGGGCGAGTGCCGCCCGCCTCATTCAAGCAGGACCAGCGGCGTCCGCTTCGTATGCGGCCGATGGAAGAGATCAGCTCGCTCTATTACCTCCGGTTTATGGTCCTGGACCGCCCCGGGGTGTTGTCGCAGATTGCAGGGGAACTGGGCCGGTGCGGCATCAGTATTTCGTCGGTTCTCCAACAGGGGCGACGCGAAGGACAGACGGTTCCAGTCGTGATCAAGACCCATACCGCGACAGAGCGCGATGTCCAAACGGCGTTGCGGGCGATCAATCAGATGGCGTTTATTTCAGAGCCGACGACGTTGATTCGCGTCGAAGGCAAGGACGAGTGA